One window of the Anaeromyxobacter dehalogenans 2CP-C genome contains the following:
- the ispH gene encoding 4-hydroxy-3-methylbut-2-enyl diphosphate reductase: protein MDVKIAKTAGFCWGVRRTVDKVMEVADQHRAPVVTLGPIIHNPQAVARFSEKGVGTVNGIGEVADGTTVVVRTHGAVREELERAEARGLEVVDGTCPYVKYPQAMAQRLSREGYHIVIVGDANHAEIKGVISYSEQPCTVVKPGGPVPEIKAKKVAVIAQTTCIGAEFERVVGVLALRHKEVRAVNTICNDTEERQADARALASEVDAVVVVGGKNSANTRHLAEICRAIQPRTWHVETEAELEAAWFDGCRVVGLSAGASTPDWVVEGVAAWLRALR from the coding sequence GTGGACGTCAAGATCGCGAAGACCGCCGGGTTCTGCTGGGGTGTGCGCCGCACCGTAGACAAGGTGATGGAGGTCGCCGACCAGCATCGGGCGCCCGTCGTCACGCTCGGGCCCATCATCCACAACCCTCAGGCGGTCGCCCGCTTCAGCGAGAAGGGCGTCGGGACCGTGAACGGGATCGGCGAGGTGGCCGACGGGACCACGGTGGTGGTCCGGACGCACGGCGCCGTGCGCGAGGAGCTGGAGCGCGCCGAGGCGCGCGGGCTCGAGGTGGTGGACGGCACCTGCCCGTACGTGAAGTACCCGCAGGCCATGGCCCAGCGCCTCTCGCGCGAGGGCTACCACATCGTCATCGTCGGCGACGCGAACCACGCCGAGATCAAGGGCGTCATCTCGTACTCCGAGCAGCCGTGCACGGTGGTGAAGCCGGGCGGCCCGGTGCCGGAGATCAAGGCGAAGAAGGTCGCGGTCATCGCCCAGACCACCTGCATCGGCGCGGAGTTCGAGCGGGTGGTGGGCGTCCTGGCCCTCCGGCACAAGGAGGTCCGGGCCGTGAACACCATCTGCAACGACACCGAGGAGCGCCAGGCGGACGCCCGGGCGCTCGCGAGCGAGGTGGACGCGGTGGTGGTCGTGGGCGGGAAGAACAGCGCCAACACGCGCCACCTCGCCGAGATCTGCCGCGCCATCCAGCCGCGCACCTGGCACGTCGAGACCGAGGCCGAGCTCGAGGCGGCCTGGTTCGACGGCTGCCGGGTGGTCGGCCTTTCGGCGGGGGCCTCGACGCCGGACTGGGTGGTCGAGGGGGTGGCGGCCTGGCTGAGGGCGCTCCGCTAG